In Rhodamnia argentea isolate NSW1041297 chromosome 11, ASM2092103v1, whole genome shotgun sequence, one genomic interval encodes:
- the LOC115736408 gene encoding peroxidase 72-like — MSQSRNFLIILCVLALAPLSLCGKAGPGGYLYPQFYDQSCPKAPEIVKSVVAKAVAREPRMAASLLRLHFHDCFVKGCDASLLLDSSGTITSEKRSVPNRKSARGFEVLDEIKSALEKECPHTVSCADLLALAARDSTALTGGPSWVVPLGRRDSRGASLSGSNNNIPAPNNTFQTILTKFKLQGLDIVDLVALSGSHTIGNARCTTFRQRLYNQTGNGQPDFTLDQSYATQLRARCPQSGGDQNLFFLDFISPIKFDNSYFKNLLAHKGLLSSDEVLVTKSQASLELVKQYAANQELFFEQFAKSMVKMGNISPLTGSRGEIRKHCRKINSYQ; from the exons ATGAGTCAATCCAGGAATTTTCTCATCATTCTTTGTGTCCTTGCTCTGGCTCCCCTTAGCCTGTGTGGCAAGGCAGGTCCTGGGGGTTACCTTTATCCGCAGTTCTATGACCAATCTTGCCCCAAGGCTCCAGAGATAGTGAAGTCGGTGGTGGCCAAGGCCGTCGCGAGAGAGCCTCGCATGGCCGCCTCGCTCCTCCGCCTGCATTTCCACGATTGCTTCGTTAAG GGCTGCGACGCATCCTTATTGCTGGACAGCAGTGGGACGATAACCAGTGAGAAGAGGTCCGTCCCTAACAGGAAATCAGCCAGAGGCTTTGAAGTACTTGATGAGATCAAATCTGCACTTGAGAAGGAGTGCCCTCACACGGTGTCTTGTGCTGATCTCTTGGCCTTAGCTGCCAGAGACTCGACTGCTCTT ACTGGTGGGCCTAGCTGGGTAGTGCCACTGGGAAGGAGGGACTCAAGAGGGGCAAGCCTGAGCGGCTCTAACAACAACATTCCTGCTCCAAACAACACTTTCCAGACCATTCTCACCAAGTTCAAGCTTCAAGGACTTGACATTGTTGATCTTGTTGCCCTCTCTG GAAGCCACACAATTGGAAATGCAAGATGCACCACCTTCAGGCAGAGGCTCTACAACCAGACCGGCAATGGGCAGCCTGACTTCACGCTCGACCAATCCTACGCCACTCAGCTCCGTGCCCGCTGCCCGCAGTCCGGGGGTGACCAGAATCTCTTCTTCCTGGACTTCATCAGCCCGATAAAGTTCGACAACAGCTACTTTAAGAACCTGCTGGCTCACAAGGGGCTCCTGAGCTCCGACGAAGTCCTCGTGACAAAGAGCCAGGCATCGCTGGAGCTGGTGAAGCAGTACGCAGCGAACCAAGAGCTCTTCTTCGAGCAGTTCGCCAAGTCCATGGTCAAGATGGGCAACATCTCGCCATTGACAGGGTCGAGGGGAGAGATCAGGAAGCATTGTAGGAAGATCAATTCATACCAGTGA
- the LOC115736395 gene encoding dehydrin DHN1-like isoform X1: MAQYGGQYGDSDLRRQTDEYGNPIRQTDEFGNPVQQTGYGAGAYGAGTGGAAGETGGLGYGGDQQQQQLRGERRGGRRGEVLQRSGSSGSSSSEDDGEGGRRKKGMKEKIKEKIPGMGCNDEQQQQQQAGSYPTSTAACGGYGAELGQQEEKKGMMDKIKEKLPGRH, from the exons atggcgCAATACGGGGGGCAATATGGTGACTCCGACCTCCGTCGCCAGACCGACGAGTACGGCAACCCGATCCGCCAGACGGACGAGTTCGGAAACCCCGTCCAGCAGACTGGATACGGAGCTGGTGCTTATGGCGCCGGAACCGGCGGTGCAGCTGGGGAGACCGGCGGCCTTGGTTATGGTGGagaccagcagcagcagcagctgagAGGCGAACGTCGTGGAGGTCGCCGCGGCGAAGTGCTCCAGCGTTCCGGAAGTTCTGGTTCTAGCTCC TCGGAAGATGATGGTGAAGgcgggaggaggaagaaggggatGAAGGAGAAGATAAAGGAGAAGATTCCAGGGATGGGCTGCAACGacgagcagcagcagcagcagcaggcgGGGTCGTACCCGACCTCCACAGCCGCGTGCGGAGGCTACGGGGCGGAGCTGGGGCAGCAGGAGGAGAAGAAGGGGATGATGGACAAGATCAAGGAGAAGCTGCCGGGACGTCATTAG
- the LOC115736409 gene encoding 50S ribosomal protein L7/L12, whose amino-acid sequence MRFLRSISPHLTRIHRPLRPFPSIHSLNREFCSASPEQSRRPPPSDRVSAIIDEVSALTLLEVSDLAEELRKKMGIEDMPTMVVMMPGMGFAVRGTGRAGAGAAAPVEKKAEKTAFDLKLEGFDAAAKIKVIKEVRACTDLGLKEAKDLVEKAPTLLKKGVAKEEAEKIMEKMKEVGAKVTME is encoded by the coding sequence ATGAGGTTTCTCCGATCGATTTCCCCGCACTTGACCCGCATCCACCGTCCTCTCCGACCCTTTCCCTCCATCCACTCCCTCAACCGCGAGTTCTGTTCGGCCTCGCCGGAGCAGTCGAGGCGCCCTCCTCCCTCCGACCGCGTCTCCGCCATCATCGACGAGGTCTCCGCCCTCACGCTCCTTGAGGTCTCCGACCTCGCGGAGGAGCTGCGCAAGAAGATGGGCATCGAGGATATGCCGACCATGGTGGTCATGATGCCCGGGATGGGGTTCGCGGTGCGAGGAACCGGGAGGGCGGGAGCCGGGGCCGCCGCGCCGGTCGAGAAGAAGGCGGAGAAGACGGCGTTCGACCTGAAGCTGGAGGGCTTCGACGCCGCCGCGAAGATCAAGGTGATTAAGGAGGTGCGGGCGTGCACGGACTTGGGGCTGAAGGAGGCCAAGGACTTGGTGGAGAAGGCCCCGACGCTGTTGAAGAAGGGCGTGGCGAAGGAAGAGGCGGAGAAGATCATGGAGAAGATGAAGGAAGTTGGTGCCAAAGTTACTATGGAGTGA
- the LOC115736395 gene encoding dehydrin Rab18-like isoform X2, producing MAQYGGQYGDSDLRRQTDEYGNPIRQTDEFGNPVQQTGYGAGAYGAGTGGAAGETGGLGYGGDQQQQQLRGERRGGRRGEVLQRSGSSGSSSSEDDGQGERRKKGIKEKIMEKIPGMGGKDEQQQAGLYPTTASSGAKAAAGEEGDDGQDQGEAARTSLVTV from the exons atggcgCAATACGGGGGGCAATATGGTGACTCCGACCTCCGTCGCCAGACCGACGAGTACGGCAACCCGATCCGCCAGACGGACGAGTTCGGAAACCCCGTCCAGCAGACTGGATACGGAGCTGGTGCTTATGGCGCCGGAACCGGCGGTGCAGCTGGGGAGACCGGCGGCCTTGGTTATGGTGGagaccagcagcagcagcagctgagAGGCGAACGTCGTGGAGGTCGCCGCGGCGAAGTGCTCCAGCGTTCCGGAAGTTCTGGTTCTAGCTCC TCAGAAGATGATGGTCAAGgcgagaggaggaagaaggggatCAAGGAGAAGATAATGGAGAAGATTCCCGGGATGGGCGGCAAGGACGAGCAGCAGCAGGCGGGGTTGTACCCTACCACCGCCTCGAGCGGAGCCAAGGCAGCAGCGGGAGAAGAAGGGGATGATGGACAAGATCAAGGAGAAGCTGCCCGGACATCATTAGTTACAGTATAA